Proteins from a genomic interval of Candidatus Rubidus massiliensis:
- the miaA gene encoding tRNA dimethylallyltransferase, translated as MNNSNTVVEKEEIERIFHNFALEAQKQISANFQQPRKKVIVIAGPTATGKSSFALKLAETIGGEIVSADSMQVYRGMDIGTAKPNAKERESVAHHLIDIRDLNETYNVVDFYFEARQACQLILSKNKIPIIVGGTGFYIHSLIYGPPSGPPSSSEIRKQLEDECQEIGVEALYKRLEQLDLPYAHSITKNDKQKIIRALEIIKITGKKVSKLPWKSKKKMQNYDFRCWYLYRPRENLYKRIEERCDLMISEGLLEEVINLEKNGLKENTSASQAIGYKQALEYLRTERTSEDFNQFVQKFKQASRQYAKRQESWFSKYSQKPVFNWVDLDLHDDEMIKQLIINDYEMGL; from the coding sequence GTGAATAATAGTAATACAGTCGTAGAAAAAGAAGAAATAGAGCGTATATTTCATAATTTTGCTTTAGAAGCTCAAAAGCAAATATCTGCAAATTTCCAACAGCCTCGAAAAAAAGTTATTGTAATCGCCGGTCCTACTGCAACTGGCAAATCTTCCTTTGCATTAAAACTTGCAGAAACAATTGGTGGCGAAATTGTTTCGGCTGATTCCATGCAAGTATATAGAGGGATGGATATTGGCACAGCAAAACCAAATGCTAAGGAAAGAGAATCTGTTGCTCACCATTTAATTGATATTCGTGATTTAAATGAAACGTACAACGTTGTGGATTTCTATTTCGAAGCAAGGCAAGCTTGTCAACTTATTCTCTCTAAAAATAAAATTCCGATCATAGTGGGGGGGACAGGTTTTTATATCCATTCCTTAATTTATGGACCTCCTAGTGGACCTCCATCTTCTTCTGAAATTAGAAAACAACTAGAAGACGAGTGCCAAGAAATTGGAGTTGAAGCTCTTTATAAACGTTTAGAGCAGTTAGATTTACCTTATGCTCACAGCATCACAAAAAATGATAAACAAAAAATCATAAGAGCCCTTGAAATTATCAAAATTACAGGTAAAAAAGTCAGTAAATTGCCTTGGAAATCTAAGAAAAAAATGCAAAATTATGATTTTCGTTGTTGGTATCTTTACCGTCCAAGGGAAAATCTATATAAACGGATAGAAGAGCGATGCGATCTTATGATCTCTGAAGGATTATTAGAGGAAGTTATCAACCTTGAGAAAAATGGATTAAAAGAAAATACTTCAGCTTCTCAAGCTATAGGATATAAGCAAGCATTAGAATATCTTCGAACTGAAAGAACTTCAGAAGATTTCAATCAATTTGTACAAAAATTTAAGCAGGCTTCACGTCAATATGCTAAAAGACAAGAATCTTGGTTTTCAAAATACTCTCAAAAACCTGTTTTTAATTGGGTCGATTTAGATCTGCACGATGATGAAATGATAAAGCAATTGATTATCAATGATTACGAAATGGGATTATAA
- a CDS encoding putative RNA-binding protein (contains KH domain) — translation MKEFIEYLVKNLVDDPDLVDVKCFEGDKGIIVEVKVGQNDVGKVVGRKGATIKALRTIAMMVCARLGRRVRIEIVE, via the coding sequence ATGAAAGAATTTATCGAATATTTAGTGAAAAATTTAGTAGATGATCCTGATTTGGTTGATGTGAAATGCTTTGAAGGAGACAAAGGCATTATCGTTGAAGTAAAAGTCGGCCAAAATGATGTAGGGAAAGTAGTTGGAAGAAAAGGGGCTACAATTAAAGCTCTAAGAACCATAGCAATGATGGTATGTGCGAGGCTTGGAAGAAGAGTTAGGATAGAAATTGTTGAATAA
- the nrnA gene encoding Bifunctional oligoribonuclease and PAP phosphatase NrnA yields MWREIKTIIKNNNRFLLTTHIHPDGDGIGAACALTELLIKMNKQVKFVCDSPIPHKYAFLDFHNTHFTYSDTENYDDTEVLVILDTNKLDRIGRLSNLATNPNVKIICIDHHPIESIEFTPYYVVDPTACSVGAMVYALLKEFGFPLDLEAAKGIYTSVICDTGRFSYASTNRKAHKIADECIRIGVDPDEMYSNIFQHISIAEIKIFAKALQRMEIYLDNQIVIQEIRKEDYANLDVELVDIEHIDLEYFLEFNKLIEDVKCVVLLREIGEKNIRVSIRTKANLDISPIIESLGGGGHKNAAGVTWNGTIQEIKEIIIEKLKNLLTISQKKTQKINEEEMLNSFT; encoded by the coding sequence ATGTGGCGTGAAATAAAAACGATTATTAAAAACAATAATCGCTTTCTCTTGACAACTCATATTCATCCAGATGGTGATGGGATTGGAGCGGCTTGTGCTCTAACTGAATTACTGATAAAAATGAATAAACAAGTAAAATTCGTTTGTGATAGTCCCATCCCTCACAAATACGCCTTTTTAGATTTTCATAATACCCATTTTACTTATTCTGATACTGAAAACTATGATGATACAGAGGTTTTAGTTATCTTAGACACTAATAAACTAGATCGTATAGGTAGACTGTCTAATTTAGCAACAAATCCAAATGTCAAAATTATTTGCATTGATCATCATCCCATAGAATCTATAGAATTTACACCTTATTATGTTGTAGATCCAACTGCATGTTCAGTTGGAGCTATGGTTTACGCATTATTAAAAGAATTTGGTTTTCCACTAGACTTAGAAGCTGCTAAAGGAATTTATACAAGCGTAATTTGCGATACAGGACGATTTTCTTATGCCTCTACAAATAGAAAAGCTCACAAAATTGCGGACGAATGTATTCGCATAGGTGTTGATCCCGATGAAATGTACTCTAATATATTCCAACATATTTCTATCGCTGAAATTAAAATCTTTGCAAAGGCTTTGCAAAGAATGGAAATATATTTAGATAACCAAATTGTGATCCAAGAAATTCGCAAAGAGGACTATGCAAATTTAGATGTTGAATTAGTCGATATCGAGCATATTGATTTAGAATATTTTTTAGAATTTAACAAGTTAATAGAAGATGTAAAGTGTGTAGTTTTACTAAGGGAGATTGGAGAAAAAAACATAAGGGTTTCTATCAGAACAAAAGCTAATCTTGATATAAGTCCAATTATTGAATCTTTAGGTGGTGGCGGTCATAAAAATGCAGCTGGAGTGACATGGAACGGCACTATACAAGAAATTAAAGAAATAATTATCGAGAAGCTAAAAAATTTACTTACGATATCTCAAAAAAAAACTCAAAAAATAAATGAAGAAGAAATGCTTAATTCGTTTACATAA
- the azr_1 gene encoding FMN-dependent NADPH-azoreductase, translated as MKVVGIAGSLRSGSYSHTLLEIALTMAKSPDVEVETIDLRNMTLPFCDASSDYSNFPDVKILQQKCKEADAIILVSPEYHGSMSGVLKNALDLLTFEHVEGKLFALIEVTGGEVSTNAINMMRIVCRHLHAWVLPYHLSVPYSNQAFDENRHLKDEKLSKRLKDLIEHLIVYTQKFRK; from the coding sequence ATGAAAGTAGTTGGAATTGCAGGTAGTCTACGTTCTGGTTCTTATTCACACACTCTTTTAGAAATTGCGTTAACTATGGCCAAAAGTCCAGATGTTGAGGTTGAAACCATAGATTTGAGAAATATGACATTGCCCTTTTGCGATGCATCTTCAGATTATTCTAATTTTCCAGATGTAAAGATTCTTCAGCAAAAATGTAAGGAGGCCGATGCGATCATTTTGGTTAGCCCGGAATATCATGGAAGTATGAGTGGTGTTTTAAAAAATGCTCTTGATTTATTAACGTTTGAGCATGTGGAAGGTAAACTCTTTGCCTTAATTGAAGTAACGGGGGGAGAAGTTAGCACTAACGCTATTAATATGATGAGAATTGTATGTCGACATTTACATGCTTGGGTTTTACCTTATCATTTAAGCGTTCCTTATTCTAATCAAGCCTTTGATGAAAATAGGCACTTAAAAGATGAAAAATTGTCCAAACGATTAAAAGATCTAATTGAACACTTAATTGTTTATACTCAAAAATTTCGTAAATAG
- the murG gene encoding UDP-N-acetylglucosamine--N-acetylmuramyl-(pentapeptide) pyrophosphoryl-undecaprenol N-acetylglucosamine transferase, which translates to MIKETIMITTGGTGGHVFPAISIAQMLSKKKYDTYFIGGYLDDNKFFNSKDLNFFSISCGKFVFKNPWQGIKNFYQIYKGFLQSLRILKAVKPKLVVGFGSYYTVPVLLAAFYLKIPYVLHEANSIPGKVNKLFAKKALWTGLHFSQTEKYIKGPVKHVGMPLRKHFKKNCCSKEEAFQYYDLNSSKKTILILGGSQGASSINNWMIQVAPLLPKNLQIIHFCGSKENPSLIKDCYEKEGIKAIVKSFENKMEYALTAADVAISRAGASSIAELMEFEIPTLFIPYPFAAENHQLVNADYYLTLAKGGVKMNEEQYSNTVFLNMLQTLLANQTSFQENIQLYKKTIGKSCFYEHLLMTLGETNE; encoded by the coding sequence ATGATTAAAGAAACAATAATGATAACAACAGGTGGCACTGGTGGCCATGTTTTTCCAGCTATTTCAATTGCTCAAATGCTTTCTAAAAAGAAATATGATACCTATTTTATAGGCGGTTACCTTGATGATAATAAATTTTTTAATAGTAAAGATTTAAATTTTTTTTCGATCAGTTGTGGCAAATTCGTTTTTAAAAATCCTTGGCAAGGAATTAAAAATTTTTATCAGATTTATAAAGGTTTTTTGCAATCTTTAAGGATATTAAAGGCTGTTAAGCCTAAACTAGTAGTTGGATTTGGAAGTTATTATACTGTCCCTGTTTTGTTAGCAGCATTTTACCTAAAAATACCGTATGTTTTACATGAAGCGAATAGCATACCTGGAAAAGTTAATAAACTTTTTGCAAAAAAAGCTCTTTGGACCGGTCTTCATTTTTCACAGACAGAAAAATATATTAAAGGCCCTGTAAAGCATGTTGGAATGCCTTTGAGAAAACATTTTAAAAAAAACTGTTGTTCTAAAGAGGAAGCTTTTCAATACTATGATCTAAATAGTTCAAAAAAAACAATTTTAATACTTGGAGGTTCTCAGGGAGCCTCTTCCATCAATAATTGGATGATACAAGTGGCTCCTCTATTGCCAAAAAATCTTCAAATTATCCATTTTTGTGGCAGTAAAGAAAATCCTTCATTAATAAAAGATTGCTACGAAAAAGAAGGAATTAAGGCGATTGTAAAATCTTTTGAAAACAAGATGGAATATGCTTTAACAGCAGCTGACGTTGCCATTTCAAGAGCTGGGGCAAGTTCTATCGCAGAATTAATGGAATTTGAAATACCAACCTTATTTATTCCCTACCCGTTTGCGGCAGAAAACCATCAGTTAGTCAACGCTGATTACTATTTAACCCTTGCGAAAGGAGGGGTAAAAATGAATGAAGAACAATATAGCAACACTGTTTTTCTTAACATGTTACAAACTTTGTTAGCAAATCAAACAAGCTTTCAGGAAAACATCCAACTCTATAAAAAAACAATTGGCAAAAGTTGCTTTTACGAACATCTCTTGATGACACTTGGAGAAACAAATGAATAA
- the ssb_1 gene encoding Helix-destabilizing protein has product MAALNKVLIAGRLTRKPELRKTPKGNCVTDLLIALNREFTTLEGEKQQEVCFVDVVVWGKQAEVCVQVLDCSSLVLVEGRLQLDVWYAKDGEKRCKLRVHAEKVQFLDRKNYQSDKVPEMMNTAS; this is encoded by the coding sequence ATGGCCGCACTTAATAAAGTGTTGATTGCTGGTAGATTAACACGCAAGCCAGAATTGCGCAAAACTCCAAAAGGGAATTGCGTTACAGATCTTCTTATTGCGCTAAATAGGGAGTTCACGACCTTAGAAGGGGAAAAACAGCAGGAAGTTTGCTTTGTAGATGTTGTAGTATGGGGCAAACAAGCTGAAGTTTGTGTACAGGTTTTAGATTGTTCTTCACTTGTATTAGTAGAAGGGCGTCTACAATTAGATGTATGGTATGCAAAAGACGGTGAAAAAAGATGCAAACTTCGCGTACATGCTGAGAAAGTGCAATTTTTAGATCGAAAAAATTATCAATCGGATAAAGTTCCTGAGATGATGAACACAGCATCGTAA
- the lytF gene encoding Peptidoglycan endopeptidase LytF precursor has translation MRRKDIIIISVLLNAGILAILFVTANLNEEKILEQTEVSSALSNAFNTKLENDPEIIPITSMANTAPIEDELDNVLKEYTISNQNEIDEEGTDIPSEIIVPQKVEKPKVEENALQEVNYVEITVKKGDALEKIARANGTTVSAIKKANNLTNERLKIGQVLKIPINDKKPAKIENNKKVSSIQKPPQALNNEPQYYTIKSGDNPWKIAKQFSVDFDVLLKLNELDELSAKNLKVGDKIRVR, from the coding sequence ATGAGACGAAAAGATATCATTATTATATCTGTTTTACTAAATGCAGGCATTTTAGCCATTCTTTTTGTAACAGCAAATCTTAACGAAGAAAAAATATTGGAACAAACAGAAGTTTCTTCAGCTTTATCAAATGCTTTTAATACAAAACTTGAAAATGATCCTGAAATTATACCGATTACATCTATGGCAAATACTGCTCCTATAGAAGATGAACTAGATAACGTCTTAAAAGAATATACTATTTCTAATCAAAATGAAATTGACGAAGAAGGAACCGATATTCCATCAGAAATTATAGTTCCTCAAAAAGTTGAAAAGCCTAAAGTTGAAGAAAACGCTCTACAGGAAGTCAACTACGTTGAAATTACTGTCAAAAAAGGTGACGCACTAGAAAAAATAGCACGTGCAAACGGTACAACTGTTTCAGCTATCAAAAAAGCCAATAATTTAACGAATGAAAGGTTAAAAATTGGACAAGTCTTGAAAATACCCATAAATGACAAAAAGCCCGCAAAAATTGAGAATAATAAAAAAGTTTCCTCAATTCAAAAGCCACCACAAGCTTTAAATAATGAGCCACAATATTATACTATTAAAAGTGGAGATAATCCTTGGAAAATAGCAAAACAATTTAGTGTAGATTTTGATGTTCTTCTAAAGCTTAATGAATTAGATGAATTGAGTGCTAAGAATTTAAAAGTTGGTGATAAAATAAGAGTGCGCTAG
- the cutA gene encoding Divalent-cation tolerance protein CutA: MNNFIEIHWTTGSIDEARKVARYLVHERLVANAKIIPWLESISMWNNQLNTSQETKVIFQTQQQKFESVKTIIEKNTNFAIPEILIFKIESINSEYSNWLEESLAITT; this comes from the coding sequence ATGAACAATTTCATTGAAATACATTGGACAACAGGAAGCATTGATGAAGCCAGAAAAGTTGCTCGCTATTTAGTTCACGAACGTCTTGTCGCTAATGCAAAAATAATCCCGTGGTTAGAATCTATTTCAATGTGGAATAATCAACTCAATACAAGTCAAGAAACAAAAGTAATATTTCAAACTCAACAGCAAAAATTTGAAAGTGTCAAAACAATTATTGAGAAAAACACCAACTTTGCCATTCCTGAAATTTTGATATTTAAAATTGAATCTATTAATTCAGAATATAGTAATTGGTTAGAAGAGTCACTAGCCATTACTACTTAA
- the ftsW gene encoding Cell division protein FtsW, producing MNRVFLFICSCIIFSAGLVMIFSTTSAEILDHDLELNTHQALIKQICFGGIGLLLAFLLWKMGYEKIINYSPYLYLFFTFLLIIVLIPGIGKEVNGSRRWLSLLGISFQPSEFIKYIVPAYFIYEITALQNQGYNFKFFLKIIIKGFIPIFLILLEPNNGTAAVVGLCLIMLCYLAKVPFRYWALPLIVAISIGAIFAYHSPYVSNRLRVYLHPELDLKGKGHQPHQAKIAAGSGKLMGRGPGASLQKWSYLPEAQNDYIAAIYAEEFGFIGILSMIFVYLLISTIGFQIAMQCQDRLGFYFGATITFLFTFQTFMNLGVVSGLLPSTGLNLPLFSQGGTSLMANIAAIGILCDISRKKTTLLKYLND from the coding sequence ATGAATCGCGTATTTTTATTTATCTGCTCATGTATAATTTTTTCAGCTGGTTTAGTAATGATTTTCAGTACGACTTCAGCTGAGATTTTAGATCATGATTTGGAGCTTAATACTCATCAAGCCTTAATTAAACAAATTTGTTTTGGTGGAATTGGTTTATTACTTGCTTTTCTACTTTGGAAAATGGGTTATGAAAAAATCATAAATTATAGTCCTTATCTGTATCTTTTTTTTACTTTTTTATTAATTATAGTTTTAATTCCAGGTATTGGTAAGGAAGTCAATGGATCAAGAAGATGGCTTTCACTGTTAGGAATTTCATTTCAACCATCAGAATTCATAAAATATATAGTTCCGGCGTATTTTATCTACGAAATCACAGCATTGCAAAATCAAGGATATAATTTTAAATTTTTTTTAAAAATTATTATTAAAGGGTTTATTCCGATTTTTTTAATATTATTAGAGCCTAACAATGGCACAGCAGCAGTCGTTGGACTTTGTTTAATCATGCTTTGCTATTTAGCCAAAGTTCCTTTCCGGTACTGGGCATTACCCTTAATTGTGGCTATATCTATTGGGGCAATTTTTGCTTATCATTCCCCATATGTTTCGAATCGTTTAAGAGTTTATTTACATCCAGAACTTGATTTAAAAGGAAAAGGACATCAGCCTCATCAAGCTAAGATAGCTGCGGGTTCTGGAAAACTTATGGGAAGAGGTCCTGGTGCTAGCTTGCAAAAATGGAGCTATTTACCGGAAGCGCAAAATGATTATATTGCGGCCATTTACGCAGAAGAATTTGGTTTTATTGGTATTTTAAGCATGATTTTTGTTTACTTGCTTATAAGTACAATAGGCTTTCAAATAGCCATGCAGTGCCAAGATCGATTAGGTTTTTATTTCGGAGCGACAATTACTTTCTTATTTACTTTTCAAACATTTATGAATTTAGGAGTAGTTTCTGGACTTTTGCCAAGTACTGGTTTAAATTTACCTTTATTTAGCCAAGGAGGAACATCCTTGATGGCAAATATTGCAGCTATTGGGATTTTATGTGATATTTCTCGAAAAAAAACAACTCTACTCAAGTATTTGAATGATTAA
- the murD gene encoding UDP-N-acetylmuramoylalanine--D-glutamate ligase, with amino-acid sequence MILADHILIVGLGLTGQSIANFLLKNGKKVFAIDANMEKLLTKKEVQELVNYGLKVFSDDTFHLWHLIEEAVLSPGISPNSKIYKELLKLNIPVLSDIEIALNNYDGKCIGITGTNGKTSTTLLVTHLLNEMGLTAAAVGNIGQPVINETKKLNPSKILVIELSSFQLEIMNKKSLDVGVILNITPDHLDRYATMENYAKAKLRIAHCIKDKGSLFFNSSINLKTDLSSAIHCHHFGYSNINEVYTDLDYIYVKNKKIALPKKYQKKKCHHIENIMAACAIISTLNLEIPLLEKGLESFTLPEHRIEWVRDVEGISYYNDSKATNIDAVLRAVENFKQPIRLIVGGVDKGFPYTDWIEAFKGKVVQIIAIGQAANKIKTSLEPYFKVDLALNLEEAVKYATRDAKNGDIVLLSPGCSSYDMFKDFADRGNEFKRVVNCIDKVLTHINN; translated from the coding sequence ATGATATTAGCAGATCACATCCTGATTGTAGGTTTAGGTTTAACTGGGCAGTCTATTGCAAACTTTTTATTAAAAAATGGAAAAAAAGTTTTTGCTATCGATGCAAATATGGAAAAGTTACTGACAAAAAAGGAAGTACAAGAGCTTGTAAATTATGGATTAAAAGTATTTTCTGATGATACTTTTCATTTGTGGCATTTAATTGAAGAGGCTGTTTTGTCACCTGGAATTTCGCCGAATAGTAAAATATATAAAGAACTCTTAAAATTAAATATTCCAGTTCTTAGCGATATAGAAATAGCCCTTAATAACTATGATGGGAAGTGCATTGGTATAACAGGTACAAATGGCAAAACATCCACAACGTTATTAGTTACTCATCTTTTAAATGAAATGGGACTAACAGCTGCAGCTGTTGGTAACATAGGACAACCAGTAATAAATGAAACGAAAAAATTAAATCCTTCAAAGATACTAGTTATCGAATTAAGTTCCTTCCAACTTGAAATAATGAACAAAAAATCCTTAGATGTAGGGGTTATTTTAAATATAACGCCAGATCATCTAGATCGCTACGCTACGATGGAAAATTATGCAAAGGCTAAATTACGCATTGCCCATTGTATAAAAGATAAAGGGAGTTTATTTTTTAATAGCAGTATAAACTTAAAAACAGATCTTTCTTCCGCTATCCATTGCCATCATTTCGGGTATAGTAATATAAATGAAGTATATACGGATCTAGATTATATTTACGTAAAAAACAAAAAAATAGCCTTACCCAAAAAGTATCAAAAGAAAAAATGTCATCATATTGAAAACATCATGGCCGCCTGCGCTATAATTTCTACCCTAAATTTAGAAATACCCTTGCTGGAAAAAGGATTAGAGTCTTTTACTTTGCCAGAACATAGAATAGAATGGGTAAGAGATGTAGAAGGCATTTCCTATTATAACGATAGCAAAGCTACAAATATTGACGCTGTTTTAAGAGCTGTTGAAAATTTTAAACAGCCCATTAGACTGATTGTGGGAGGGGTTGATAAGGGATTTCCTTATACTGATTGGATTGAAGCATTTAAAGGTAAAGTAGTTCAGATTATAGCGATTGGTCAAGCTGCGAACAAAATTAAAACTTCTTTAGAGCCATATTTTAAAGTTGACTTAGCCCTAAATCTTGAAGAGGCTGTAAAGTACGCTACACGTGATGCTAAAAATGGTGATATAGTTTTGTTATCTCCTGGATGCTCAAGCTATGATATGTTTAAAGATTTTGCAGATAGAGGAAATGAGTTTAAAAGAGTTGTGAATTGTATAGATAAAGTTTTGACTCATATAAATAATTAA
- the murC gene encoding UDP-N-acetylmuramate--L-alanine ligase, which translates to MNNHYHFIGIGGIGMSGLAKILLKKGCTVSGSDIVDNEIIKSLEDLGAKIFTSHLSKNVPSNSIVVYSTQITTKNIEFETALKNGNEILHRSDLLAQFVNHLDSIAVAGTHGKTTVTSLLAAVFTDLCLNPSYAVGGYVNQLQTNSNYNSGSYFIAEADESDGTFLKYFPTYGIITNIDNDHMNYYSSKEMLIESFAKFASQIEQTVVWCSDDPHLRHMQLKGISYGFNHGSDFQAVNFKQEGWHSFVDVIHKGSKIITLKVPLCGSHNVLNALSVFALCYTLGFNSNDVKKAIMNFKGVKKRCEIKQVADDITYIEDYGHHPTEIFATIKAVRQAIGDKRLCVIFQPHRYSRVKDCLKAFGTVFNEASELFVTDIYSAGEAPLPSITIDSLLQELHMQASIPYKYFPRKNLAKTIYNNLQTDDVVLSFGAGDINGFDAELRKCYEEKLITIN; encoded by the coding sequence ATGAATAATCATTATCATTTCATTGGTATTGGCGGAATAGGAATGAGCGGCTTAGCAAAAATACTACTAAAGAAAGGCTGTACTGTCTCGGGGAGTGATATTGTTGATAATGAAATAATAAAATCATTAGAAGATTTAGGCGCGAAAATATTTACATCACATTTATCAAAAAATGTACCTTCCAATAGTATAGTAGTTTATTCAACTCAAATAACTACAAAAAATATTGAATTTGAGACTGCATTAAAAAATGGTAATGAGATTTTACATAGATCGGACCTACTAGCTCAATTTGTTAACCATTTAGATAGCATTGCTGTTGCTGGAACTCACGGAAAAACTACGGTAACAAGCCTTCTTGCGGCGGTATTTACAGATCTTTGTCTTAATCCAAGTTATGCTGTAGGTGGTTATGTAAATCAATTACAAACAAATTCAAATTATAATTCCGGATCCTACTTTATTGCAGAAGCTGATGAAAGTGATGGAACCTTTCTTAAATATTTTCCAACATACGGTATTATCACAAACATTGATAATGATCATATGAATTACTACAGCAGTAAAGAAATGTTAATTGAAAGTTTTGCTAAATTTGCTTCACAAATTGAGCAAACAGTTGTTTGGTGTTCAGATGACCCTCACTTAAGACACATGCAACTAAAAGGCATTTCTTATGGGTTTAATCATGGATCTGATTTTCAGGCGGTTAATTTTAAACAAGAAGGTTGGCATAGCTTTGTGGATGTAATCCATAAAGGTTCAAAAATTATTACTCTTAAAGTGCCTCTTTGTGGATCCCATAACGTTTTAAACGCATTAAGTGTTTTTGCGCTTTGCTATACCTTAGGTTTCAATTCCAACGATGTAAAAAAAGCCATCATGAATTTTAAAGGGGTAAAAAAAAGATGTGAAATAAAACAAGTTGCGGATGATATCACCTACATTGAAGATTATGGACATCACCCAACAGAGATTTTTGCCACTATAAAAGCAGTACGACAAGCAATTGGAGATAAAAGATTATGTGTAATTTTTCAACCACACAGATACAGTAGAGTTAAGGATTGCTTAAAAGCTTTCGGTACCGTATTTAATGAGGCTAGCGAGCTTTTTGTAACAGATATTTACTCTGCAGGAGAAGCCCCTTTGCCATCGATTACAATAGATAGTCTATTACAAGAATTGCATATGCAAGCATCAATACCTTATAAATATTTTCCAAGAAAAAATTTGGCAAAAACTATTTATAATAACTTGCAAACTGATGACGTTGTATTAAGTTTTGGAGCTGGAGATATCAATGGATTTGATGCTGAGCTTCGCAAATGTTATGAAGAGAAGCTAATTACTATAAATTAA